The following are encoded together in the Deltaproteobacteria bacterium genome:
- a CDS encoding lytic transglycosylase domain-containing protein, whose protein sequence is MFIAKKFFLVLLVPCLFTMSSVTGKLHAEENPFPVPNGLRDAVDFWKKIFTLYSEHEIVFHNPEDHKKIYSVISVPENKQNLNALINAERARIINQYGLHGKTDQVRSQRGAREQFQISHERSQRYLTGMRRVFREEKLPVDLAYLPHVESAFDNSARSHAGALGIWQLMPIAIVRFNQGDMRLDPYASTRAAAKILRENYLGFGKNWPLALTAYNFGPTAVAQARDAVGSSDLVTIIREYNHSRFGYEPKNFYAEFLAIREMLNNKEAPFLTRRPFQPFRFREVKIKKAVPVQSLLKTAAVHERQFFDWNKSLDRRAEEVPAGYALNLPRERMERFISVHRQLVDTPPVSQLASARPPRKRLGS, encoded by the coding sequence CCCTGCTTGTTCACTATGAGTTCCGTCACAGGCAAACTTCACGCCGAGGAGAATCCGTTTCCGGTGCCCAACGGTTTGCGCGATGCGGTCGATTTCTGGAAGAAGATTTTTACTTTGTATAGCGAGCACGAGATTGTCTTTCACAATCCGGAGGATCACAAAAAAATCTACAGCGTCATCAGCGTCCCGGAGAACAAACAAAATCTCAATGCCCTGATCAACGCCGAGCGCGCCCGCATCATCAATCAATACGGGCTGCACGGCAAAACCGACCAGGTGCGCAGCCAGCGCGGCGCGCGCGAGCAGTTCCAGATCAGCCATGAGCGCTCGCAACGTTATCTCACCGGCATGCGCCGCGTCTTTCGCGAAGAAAAGCTACCGGTCGATCTCGCCTACTTGCCCCACGTGGAGTCGGCCTTCGACAACAGCGCGCGCTCGCACGCCGGCGCGTTGGGTATTTGGCAGCTGATGCCGATCGCCATCGTCCGTTTCAACCAGGGCGACATGCGATTGGATCCCTATGCCTCGACGCGCGCAGCCGCCAAGATCTTGCGTGAAAATTATTTAGGCTTCGGCAAAAATTGGCCGTTGGCGTTAACCGCTTACAACTTCGGACCAACCGCCGTCGCCCAGGCGCGCGACGCGGTCGGTTCGTCCGATTTGGTGACGATCATCCGCGAGTACAACCATTCGCGGTTTGGCTACGAGCCGAAAAATTTTTACGCCGAGTTTCTCGCGATTCGCGAGATGCTAAACAACAAAGAGGCGCCGTTCTTGACCCGGCGGCCGTTTCAGCCCTTCCGTTTTCGCGAAGTGAAAATCAAAAAGGCCGTGCCCGTGCAGTCGCTCCTGAAGACGGCCGCGGTGCACGAGCGCCAATTTTTCGATTGGAATAAATCGCTCGACAGGCGTGCTGAAGAAGTTCCAGCCGGCTATGCCTTGAATCTGCCCAGAGAGCGCATGGAGCGCTTTATTTCCGTGCACCGCCAGCTAGTCGACACACCGCCGGTCAGCCAGCTGGCCTCCGCCCGGCCACCGCGCAAGCGCTTAGGATCGTAG